Proteins encoded by one window of Aphis gossypii isolate Hap1 chromosome X, ASM2018417v2, whole genome shotgun sequence:
- the LOC126551550 gene encoding GATA zinc finger domain-containing protein 14-like isoform X42, translating to MSEPSVVVELTKLTPAEIKKFTSKKQKKQRKYKPNKKLRIEKNISVQKQDSSVESDEDIPNEMTIEQTVDENNGMDESVQKQDSSVESDEVIPREMTIEQSVDENNGMDESVQKQVSSVESDEAIPSEMTIEQTVDENNGMDESVQKQDSSVESDEDIPNEMTIEQTVDENNGMNESVQKQDSLVESDEDIPNEMTIEQTVDENNGMDESVQKQDSSVESDEDIPNEMTIEQTVDENNGMDESVQKQDSSVESDEDIPNEMTIEQTVDENNGMDESEHKQDSSVESDEDIPNEMTIEQTVDENNGMDESVQKQDSSVESDEDIPNEMTIEQTVDENNGMDESVQKQDSSVESDEDIPNEMTIEQTVDENNGMDESVQKQDSSVESDEDIPNEMTIEQTVDENNGMDESVQKQDSSVESDEDIPNEMTIEQTVDENNGMDESEHKQDSSVESDEDIPNEMTIEQTVDENNGMDESVQKQETSIQTNKLIPCVNIKQEMHNNDYMVDNGTQSIDNMPNVSNDFDPNIIIKQEVEDEDHGYTTNYNDVEEEDDNMYDDSSNNYIPGIFNREMQNDNMGNYMHIPAQGNMFGQSNNFIPNFNYGQGHNVVNMRMVLPHYMYNNNGEILPVAFHNNDNEWINHAHGHMYDPSNNHIPNIIHRPGCIHNHGCVGHNISQANHNMPGTSYDSAPVRIKQENHNYDDMNNIAQGHMYDPSNNLIPNIIHGQGFQNNDYVENNISYQNEYIPSSSNGYVPYIPIKQEILED from the exons aaGCGTACAAAAACAGGATTCATCAGTGGAATCTGATGAGGTTATTCCGAGGGAGATGACCATTGAACAATCAGTTgatgaaaataatggaatGGATGA aaGCGTACAAAAACAAGTATCATCAGTGGAATCTGATGAGGCTATTCCAAGTGAGATGACCATTGAACAAACAGTTGATGAAAACAATGGAATGGATGA aaGCGTACAAAAACAGGATTCATCAGTGGAATCTGATGAGGATATTCCAAATGAGATGACCATTGAACAAACAGTTgatgaaaataatggaatGAATGA aaGCGTACAAAAACAGGATTCATTAGTGGAATCTGATGAGGATATTCCAAATGAGATGACCATTGAACAAACAGTTgatgaaaataatggaatGGATGA aaGCGTACAAAAACAGGATTCATCAGTGGAATCTGATGAGGATATTCCAAATGAGATGACCATTGAACAAACAGTTgatgaaaataatggaatGGATGA aaGCGTACAAAAACAGGATTCATCAGTGGAATCTGATGAGGATATTCCAAATGAGATGACCATTGAACAAACAGTTgatgaaaataatggaatGGATGA aaGCGAACATAAACAGGATTCATCAGTGGAATCTGATGAGGATATTCCAAATGAGATGACCATTGAACAAACAGTTgatgaaaataatggaatGGATGA aaGCGTACAAAAACAGGATTCATCAGTGGAATCTGATGAGGATATTCCAAATGAGATGACCATTGAACAAACAGTTgatgaaaataatggaatGGATGA aaGCGTACAAAAACAGGATTCATCAGTGGAATCTGATGAGGATATTCCAAATGAGATGACCATTGAACAAACAGTTgatgaaaataatggaatGGATGA aaGCGTACAAAAACAGGATTCATCAGTGGAATCTGATGAGGATATTCCAAATGAGATGACCATTGAACAAACAGTTgatgaaaataatggaatGGATGA aaGCGTACAAAAACAGGATTCATCAGTGGAATCTGATGAGGATATTCCAAATGAGATGACCATTGAACAAACAGTTgatgaaaataatggaatGGATGA aaGCGAACATAAACAGGATTCATCAGTGGAATCTGATGAGGATATTCCAAATGAGATGACCATTGAACAAACAGTTgatgaaaataatggaatGGATGA aaGCGTACAAAAACAAGAAACGTCAATCCAAACTAATAAGCTCATTCCTTGTGTGAATATCAAACAGGAAATGCATAATAACGACTACATGGTGGACAATGG aaCCCAATCCATTGATAATATGCCCAATGTGTCCAACGACTTTGatcctaatataattataaaacaagaaGTCGAGGATGAAGATCATGGTTACACAACCAATTATAATGAcgt TGAAGAAGAAGATGACAATATGTATGATGATTCATCGAACAATTATATTCCCGGTATATTTAATCGAGAAATGCAAAATGACAACATGGGAAACTATATGCATATACC TGCTCAAGGAAATATGTTTGGTCAATCGAACAACTTTATtcctaattttaattatggacAAGGACATAATGTTGTAAACATGAGAATGGTTTT ACCacactatatgtataataacaatggcGAAATTCTTCCAGTGGCCTTTCATAACAATGACAACGAGTGGATCAATCA TGCACATGGTCATATGTATGATCCATCAAACAATCACATTCCTAATATCATACACAGACCAGGCTGCATTCATAACCATGGTTGTGTGGGACACaatat ATCACAAGCAAATCATAATATGCCCGGTACGTCGTATGATTCGGCTCCAGTAAGAATTAAACAAGAGAATCATAACTATGATGACATGAATAACAT tgCACAAGGTCATATGTATGATCCATCAAACAATCTCATTCCTAATATCATACACGGACAAGGCTTTCAAAACAATGATTATGTGGAAAACAATAT atcataccaaaatgaatatataccTAGCTCATCAAACGGTTATGTTCCTTATATACCAATCAAACAAGAAATTCTCGAAGATTGA
- the LOC126551802 gene encoding uncharacterized protein LOC126551802 has product MTKQPQGEDKKVTEMGFTPTPRPGGFLKIKLDVKEKKNKVLQFDQYQNIISRVEDMEKNKFRTEKTVVKNPTPPTITPIRNLNLPKISQESLFDKCLIENEDNGETQNEYEKWLDETAPANDTNLMDNLEEAINFIVLLASKPEADSSDFDEMQAISVVQFLRTIKTPNGVYEPNNLRLMEYIDKKGEEFHKQ; this is encoded by the exons atgaCTAAGCAGCCACAAGGAGAAGACAAGAAAGTTACTGAAATGGGTTTtac GCCAACTCCACGACCTGGTGGTTTTTTAAAGATCAAATTagatgtaaaagaaaaaaagaataaagtaCTCCAATTCGACcaataccaaaatataataagcagAGTAGAAGATATGGAAAAGAATAAATTTAGAACTGAAAAGACGGTTGTTAAAAACCCAACGCCACCAACGATAACACcgataagaaatttaaatttgccaAAGATTTCTCAGGAATCGTTGTTTGACAAATGTCTTATTGAGAATGAAGataatg GAGAAACGCAAAATGAGTACGAAAAATGGTTGGATGAAACTGCTCCAGCTAACGACACCAATCTCATGGATAATCTCGAAGAAGCGATCAATTTCATAGTACTTTTAGCATCTAAGCCAGAGGCGGATTCCAGCGATTTTGATGAAATGCAAGCTATTTCAGTAGTACAATTTTTACGTACCATTAAAACACCTAATGGAGTATATGAGCCTAACAATTTACGATTGATGGAGTACATTGACAAAAAAGGCGAAGAATTTCACAAacaataa
- the LOC126552716 gene encoding uncharacterized protein LOC126552716, with protein sequence METCGLWADISGAKNIVAYHAQSLIYNVNNNAVEGFNSVVAKFVGGKRVNFSLRGSYNVRCNAAVSSFNFGPKYLKNFYKKVINVSPGVYTKKFVNKINKNQHIKKKKCIAGPDEDYGAVDIRIGIIDMPLEEYDAKKNAFLKKIYLTVDEIVTIERNTIGQQENDDWKKFRKQRLTASNFGKICKLRPTIVGILRERIL encoded by the exons ATGGAAACTTGCGGCTTATGGGCAGATATATCAGgagctaaaaatattgttgccTATCATGCTCAAagcttaatttataatgtaaacaataatgCTGTAGAAGGATTTAATAGCGTAGTAGCGAAATTTGTTGGTGGAAAGAGGGTGAACTTTTCTTTACGag gaTCATACAATGTAAGATGTAATGCTGCAGtttcatcatttaattttggtccaaaatatttaaaaaatttttataaaaaagttataaatgtaaGTCCTGGagtatatactaaaaaattcgtaaacaaaattaataaaaaccagCATATA aagaaaaaaaaatgtattgctgGACCAGATGAAGATTATGGAGCTGTAGACATTAGAATAGGTATAATTGATATGCCACTCGAAGAATACGATGccaaaaaaaatgcatttttaaaaaaaatctatttaaccGTCGATGAAATAGTTACGATAGAAAGAAATACCATCGGACAACAAGAAAATGACGATtggaaaaaatttagaaaacaaCGACTCACGGCATCAAATTTtggcaaaatatgtaaattaagacctactatagtaggtatacttcGCGAGCgaatactgtaa
- the LOC114131719 gene encoding uncharacterized protein LOC114131719 isoform X3, with the protein MSEPLSSFERFLQQYPNANFNSVVKLKKLTRAEIAKYTGKKQKKQRRYKPAKKFRKDKNITVQKEVTSVTLTHPNVVIPSEITTEQTEENKEMESKKTVQKEVTSVTLTHPNVVIPSEITTEQTEENKEMESKETVQKEETTSVQPYVLIPTRLIKQEIVNDSYMDNETQSMNNMSNLPNDFFPNVVIKQEAEDDGYENNYNVEQDNENMFDPSNAFIPNIFDPEMQNDNMENYMPITAQENMFGLSNNFTPNFIYEQELTGIHMGTFIPQGNLFDPSNNIIPNMINGQAYQNSDNVGINIPQTNQNMSSRPAGFRPLIIKEENRNYDFVDEYIAQDDMYDPSNNLIPKTINGQGIQNNDNVGINIPKKNENTPSSSNGNVPKIIIKQEILDDGNIEINTDVLKPSADQGYEDETPW; encoded by the exons ATGTCTGAGCCTTTGTCTAGCTTTGAACGCTTTTTACAACAGTATCCAAATGCGAATTTCAATTCTGTCgtcaaacttaaaaaactCACGCGTGCTGAAATCGCAAAGTACACTGGCAA AAAGCAAAAGAAGCAGAGAAGATATAAGCCTGCGAAAAAGTTCCGCaaggataaaaatat aaCCGTACAAAAAGAAGTAACATCAGTTACCCTAACTCACCCTAATGTGGTTATTCCGAGTGAGATTACCACAGAACAAACagaagaaaataaagaaatggAAAGCAAGAA aaCCGTACAAAAAGAAGTAACATCAGTTACCCTAACTCACCCTAATGTGGTTATTCCGAGTGAGATTACCACAGAACAAACagaagaaaataaagaaatggAAAGCAAGGA aaCCGTACAAAAAGAAGAAACGACATCAGTTCAACCTTATGTGCTTATTCCGACTAGGCTTATTAAACAAGAAATCGTGAATGACAGCTACATGGATAATGA aacACAATCCATGAATAATATGTCCAATCTTCCAAACGATTTTTTTCCTAATGTAGTTATAAAACAAGAAGCCGAGGATGAtggttatgaaaataattataatgt TGAACaagataatgaaaatatgtttgatcCATCAAATGCTTTCATTCCTAATATATTTGATCCAGAAATGCAAAATGATAACATGGAAAACTATATGCCTATAAC tgctcaagaaaatatgtttggtctatcaaacaattttactcctaattttatttatgaacaagAACTTACTGGTATTCACATGGGAACCTTTAT acCTCAAGGTAATCTGTTTGAtccatcaaataatattattcctaaTATGATAAACGGCCAAGCCTATCAAAACAGTGATAATGTGGGGATCaatat ACcacaaacaaatcaaaatatgtcCAGTAGACCAGCTGGTTTTCgtccattaataattaaagaagaAAACCGTAATTATGATTTTGTGGATGAATACAT aGCACAAGATGACATGTATGATCCATCAAACAATCTCATTCCTAAAACGATTAACGGACAAGGCATTCAAAACAATGATAATGTGGGGATTAATat ACCAAAAAAAAACGAGAATACGCCTAGTTCATCAAACGGTAATgttcctaaaataataatcaaacaagAAATTCTCGACGATGGTAACATTGAGATTAACAC GGATGTATTGAAGCCATCAGCGGACCAGGGATATGAGGATGAGACTCCATGGTAA
- the LOC114131719 gene encoding uncharacterized protein LOC114131719 isoform X1 — MSEPLSSFERFLQQYPNANFNSVVKLKKLTRAEIAKYTGKKQKKQRRYKPAKKFRKDKNITVQKEVTSVTLTHPNVVIPSEITTEQTEENKEMESKETVQKEVTSVTLTHPNVVIPSEITTEQTEENKEMESKKTVQKEVTSVTLTHPNVVIPSEITTEQTEENKEMESKETVQKEETTSVQPYVLIPTRLIKQEIVNDSYMDNETQSMNNMSNLPNDFFPNVVIKQEAEDDGYENNYNVEQDNENMFDPSNAFIPNIFDPEMQNDNMENYMPITAQENMFGLSNNFTPNFIYEQELTGIHMGTFIPQGNLFDPSNNIIPNMINGQAYQNSDNVGINIPQTNQNMSSRPAGFRPLIIKEENRNYDFVDEYIAQDDMYDPSNNLIPKTINGQGIQNNDNVGINIPKKNENTPSSSNGNVPKIIIKQEILDDGNIEINTDVLKPSADQGYEDETPW; from the exons ATGTCTGAGCCTTTGTCTAGCTTTGAACGCTTTTTACAACAGTATCCAAATGCGAATTTCAATTCTGTCgtcaaacttaaaaaactCACGCGTGCTGAAATCGCAAAGTACACTGGCAA AAAGCAAAAGAAGCAGAGAAGATATAAGCCTGCGAAAAAGTTCCGCaaggataaaaatat aaCCGTACAAAAAGAGGTAACATCAGTTACCCTAACTCACCCTAATGTGGTTATTCCAAGTGAGATTACCACAGAACAAACagaagaaaataaagaaatggAAAGCAAGGA aaCCGTACAAAAAGAAGTAACATCAGTTACCCTAACTCACCCTAATGTGGTTATTCCGAGTGAGATTACCACAGAACAAACagaagaaaataaagaaatggAAAGCAAGAA aaCCGTACAAAAAGAAGTAACATCAGTTACCCTAACTCACCCTAATGTGGTTATTCCGAGTGAGATTACCACAGAACAAACagaagaaaataaagaaatggAAAGCAAGGA aaCCGTACAAAAAGAAGAAACGACATCAGTTCAACCTTATGTGCTTATTCCGACTAGGCTTATTAAACAAGAAATCGTGAATGACAGCTACATGGATAATGA aacACAATCCATGAATAATATGTCCAATCTTCCAAACGATTTTTTTCCTAATGTAGTTATAAAACAAGAAGCCGAGGATGAtggttatgaaaataattataatgt TGAACaagataatgaaaatatgtttgatcCATCAAATGCTTTCATTCCTAATATATTTGATCCAGAAATGCAAAATGATAACATGGAAAACTATATGCCTATAAC tgctcaagaaaatatgtttggtctatcaaacaattttactcctaattttatttatgaacaagAACTTACTGGTATTCACATGGGAACCTTTAT acCTCAAGGTAATCTGTTTGAtccatcaaataatattattcctaaTATGATAAACGGCCAAGCCTATCAAAACAGTGATAATGTGGGGATCaatat ACcacaaacaaatcaaaatatgtcCAGTAGACCAGCTGGTTTTCgtccattaataattaaagaagaAAACCGTAATTATGATTTTGTGGATGAATACAT aGCACAAGATGACATGTATGATCCATCAAACAATCTCATTCCTAAAACGATTAACGGACAAGGCATTCAAAACAATGATAATGTGGGGATTAATat ACCAAAAAAAAACGAGAATACGCCTAGTTCATCAAACGGTAATgttcctaaaataataatcaaacaagAAATTCTCGACGATGGTAACATTGAGATTAACAC GGATGTATTGAAGCCATCAGCGGACCAGGGATATGAGGATGAGACTCCATGGTAA
- the LOC114131719 gene encoding GATA zinc finger domain-containing protein 14-like isoform X5 — translation MSEPLSSFERFLQQYPNANFNSVVKLKKLTRAEIAKYTGKKQKKQRRYKPAKKFRKDKNITVQKEVTSVTLTHPNVVIPSEITTEQTEENKEMESKETVQKEETTSVQPYVLIPTRLIKQEIVNDSYMDNETQSMNNMSNLPNDFFPNVVIKQEAEDDGYENNYNVEQDNENMFDPSNAFIPNIFDPEMQNDNMENYMPITAQENMFGLSNNFTPNFIYEQELTGIHMGTFIPQGNLFDPSNNIIPNMINGQAYQNSDNVGINIPQTNQNMSSRPAGFRPLIIKEENRNYDFVDEYIAQDDMYDPSNNLIPKTINGQGIQNNDNVGINIPKKNENTPSSSNGNVPKIIIKQEILDDGNIEINTDVLKPSADQGYEDETPW, via the exons ATGTCTGAGCCTTTGTCTAGCTTTGAACGCTTTTTACAACAGTATCCAAATGCGAATTTCAATTCTGTCgtcaaacttaaaaaactCACGCGTGCTGAAATCGCAAAGTACACTGGCAA AAAGCAAAAGAAGCAGAGAAGATATAAGCCTGCGAAAAAGTTCCGCaaggataaaaatat aaCCGTACAAAAAGAAGTAACATCAGTTACCCTAACTCACCCTAATGTGGTTATTCCGAGTGAGATTACCACAGAACAAACagaagaaaataaagaaatggAAAGCAAGGA aaCCGTACAAAAAGAAGAAACGACATCAGTTCAACCTTATGTGCTTATTCCGACTAGGCTTATTAAACAAGAAATCGTGAATGACAGCTACATGGATAATGA aacACAATCCATGAATAATATGTCCAATCTTCCAAACGATTTTTTTCCTAATGTAGTTATAAAACAAGAAGCCGAGGATGAtggttatgaaaataattataatgt TGAACaagataatgaaaatatgtttgatcCATCAAATGCTTTCATTCCTAATATATTTGATCCAGAAATGCAAAATGATAACATGGAAAACTATATGCCTATAAC tgctcaagaaaatatgtttggtctatcaaacaattttactcctaattttatttatgaacaagAACTTACTGGTATTCACATGGGAACCTTTAT acCTCAAGGTAATCTGTTTGAtccatcaaataatattattcctaaTATGATAAACGGCCAAGCCTATCAAAACAGTGATAATGTGGGGATCaatat ACcacaaacaaatcaaaatatgtcCAGTAGACCAGCTGGTTTTCgtccattaataattaaagaagaAAACCGTAATTATGATTTTGTGGATGAATACAT aGCACAAGATGACATGTATGATCCATCAAACAATCTCATTCCTAAAACGATTAACGGACAAGGCATTCAAAACAATGATAATGTGGGGATTAATat ACCAAAAAAAAACGAGAATACGCCTAGTTCATCAAACGGTAATgttcctaaaataataatcaaacaagAAATTCTCGACGATGGTAACATTGAGATTAACAC GGATGTATTGAAGCCATCAGCGGACCAGGGATATGAGGATGAGACTCCATGGTAA
- the LOC114131719 gene encoding GATA zinc finger domain-containing protein 14-like isoform X4 — protein sequence MSEPLSSFERFLQQYPNANFNSVVKLKKLTRAEIAKYTGKKQKKQRRYKPAKKFRKDKNITVQKEVTSVTLTHPNVVIPSEITTEQTEENKEMESKETVQKEETTSVQPYVLIPTRLIKQEIVNDSYMDNETQSMNNMSNLPNDFFPNVVIKQEAEDDGYENNYNVEQDNENMFDPSNAFIPNIFDPEMQNDNMENYMPITAQENMFGLSNNFTPNFIYEQELTGIHMGTFIPQGNLFDPSNNIIPNMINGQAYQNSDNVGINIPQTNQNMSSRPAGFRPLIIKEENRNYDFVDEYIAQDDMYDPSNNLIPKTINGQGIQNNDNVGINIPKKNENTPSSSNGNVPKIIIKQEILDDGNIEINTDVLKPSADQGYEDETPW from the exons ATGTCTGAGCCTTTGTCTAGCTTTGAACGCTTTTTACAACAGTATCCAAATGCGAATTTCAATTCTGTCgtcaaacttaaaaaactCACGCGTGCTGAAATCGCAAAGTACACTGGCAA AAAGCAAAAGAAGCAGAGAAGATATAAGCCTGCGAAAAAGTTCCGCaaggataaaaatat aaCCGTACAAAAAGAGGTAACATCAGTTACCCTAACTCACCCTAATGTGGTTATTCCAAGTGAGATTACCACAGAACAAACagaagaaaataaagaaatggAAAGCAAGGA aaCCGTACAAAAAGAAGAAACGACATCAGTTCAACCTTATGTGCTTATTCCGACTAGGCTTATTAAACAAGAAATCGTGAATGACAGCTACATGGATAATGA aacACAATCCATGAATAATATGTCCAATCTTCCAAACGATTTTTTTCCTAATGTAGTTATAAAACAAGAAGCCGAGGATGAtggttatgaaaataattataatgt TGAACaagataatgaaaatatgtttgatcCATCAAATGCTTTCATTCCTAATATATTTGATCCAGAAATGCAAAATGATAACATGGAAAACTATATGCCTATAAC tgctcaagaaaatatgtttggtctatcaaacaattttactcctaattttatttatgaacaagAACTTACTGGTATTCACATGGGAACCTTTAT acCTCAAGGTAATCTGTTTGAtccatcaaataatattattcctaaTATGATAAACGGCCAAGCCTATCAAAACAGTGATAATGTGGGGATCaatat ACcacaaacaaatcaaaatatgtcCAGTAGACCAGCTGGTTTTCgtccattaataattaaagaagaAAACCGTAATTATGATTTTGTGGATGAATACAT aGCACAAGATGACATGTATGATCCATCAAACAATCTCATTCCTAAAACGATTAACGGACAAGGCATTCAAAACAATGATAATGTGGGGATTAATat ACCAAAAAAAAACGAGAATACGCCTAGTTCATCAAACGGTAATgttcctaaaataataatcaaacaagAAATTCTCGACGATGGTAACATTGAGATTAACAC GGATGTATTGAAGCCATCAGCGGACCAGGGATATGAGGATGAGACTCCATGGTAA
- the LOC114131719 gene encoding uncharacterized protein LOC114131719 isoform X2 yields the protein MSEPLSSFERFLQQYPNANFNSVVKLKKLTRAEIAKYTGKKQKKQRRYKPAKKFRKDKNITVQKEVTSVTLTHPNVVIPSEITTEQTEENKEMESKETVQKEVTSVTLTHPNVVIPSEITTEQTEENKEMESKETVQKEETTSVQPYVLIPTRLIKQEIVNDSYMDNETQSMNNMSNLPNDFFPNVVIKQEAEDDGYENNYNVEQDNENMFDPSNAFIPNIFDPEMQNDNMENYMPITAQENMFGLSNNFTPNFIYEQELTGIHMGTFIPQGNLFDPSNNIIPNMINGQAYQNSDNVGINIPQTNQNMSSRPAGFRPLIIKEENRNYDFVDEYIAQDDMYDPSNNLIPKTINGQGIQNNDNVGINIPKKNENTPSSSNGNVPKIIIKQEILDDGNIEINTDVLKPSADQGYEDETPW from the exons ATGTCTGAGCCTTTGTCTAGCTTTGAACGCTTTTTACAACAGTATCCAAATGCGAATTTCAATTCTGTCgtcaaacttaaaaaactCACGCGTGCTGAAATCGCAAAGTACACTGGCAA AAAGCAAAAGAAGCAGAGAAGATATAAGCCTGCGAAAAAGTTCCGCaaggataaaaatat aaCCGTACAAAAAGAGGTAACATCAGTTACCCTAACTCACCCTAATGTGGTTATTCCAAGTGAGATTACCACAGAACAAACagaagaaaataaagaaatggAAAGCAAGGA aaCCGTACAAAAAGAAGTAACATCAGTTACCCTAACTCACCCTAATGTGGTTATTCCGAGTGAGATTACCACAGAACAAACagaagaaaataaagaaatggAAAGCAAGGA aaCCGTACAAAAAGAAGAAACGACATCAGTTCAACCTTATGTGCTTATTCCGACTAGGCTTATTAAACAAGAAATCGTGAATGACAGCTACATGGATAATGA aacACAATCCATGAATAATATGTCCAATCTTCCAAACGATTTTTTTCCTAATGTAGTTATAAAACAAGAAGCCGAGGATGAtggttatgaaaataattataatgt TGAACaagataatgaaaatatgtttgatcCATCAAATGCTTTCATTCCTAATATATTTGATCCAGAAATGCAAAATGATAACATGGAAAACTATATGCCTATAAC tgctcaagaaaatatgtttggtctatcaaacaattttactcctaattttatttatgaacaagAACTTACTGGTATTCACATGGGAACCTTTAT acCTCAAGGTAATCTGTTTGAtccatcaaataatattattcctaaTATGATAAACGGCCAAGCCTATCAAAACAGTGATAATGTGGGGATCaatat ACcacaaacaaatcaaaatatgtcCAGTAGACCAGCTGGTTTTCgtccattaataattaaagaagaAAACCGTAATTATGATTTTGTGGATGAATACAT aGCACAAGATGACATGTATGATCCATCAAACAATCTCATTCCTAAAACGATTAACGGACAAGGCATTCAAAACAATGATAATGTGGGGATTAATat ACCAAAAAAAAACGAGAATACGCCTAGTTCATCAAACGGTAATgttcctaaaataataatcaaacaagAAATTCTCGACGATGGTAACATTGAGATTAACAC GGATGTATTGAAGCCATCAGCGGACCAGGGATATGAGGATGAGACTCCATGGTAA
- the LOC114131719 gene encoding GATA zinc finger domain-containing protein 14-like isoform X6, which produces MESKETVQKEVTSVTLTHPNVVIPSEITTEQTEENKEMESKKTVQKEVTSVTLTHPNVVIPSEITTEQTEENKEMESKETVQKEETTSVQPYVLIPTRLIKQEIVNDSYMDNETQSMNNMSNLPNDFFPNVVIKQEAEDDGYENNYNVEQDNENMFDPSNAFIPNIFDPEMQNDNMENYMPITAQENMFGLSNNFTPNFIYEQELTGIHMGTFIPQGNLFDPSNNIIPNMINGQAYQNSDNVGINIPQTNQNMSSRPAGFRPLIIKEENRNYDFVDEYIAQDDMYDPSNNLIPKTINGQGIQNNDNVGINIPKKNENTPSSSNGNVPKIIIKQEILDDGNIEINTDVLKPSADQGYEDETPW; this is translated from the exons atggAAAGCAAGGA aaCCGTACAAAAAGAAGTAACATCAGTTACCCTAACTCACCCTAATGTGGTTATTCCGAGTGAGATTACCACAGAACAAACagaagaaaataaagaaatggAAAGCAAGAA aaCCGTACAAAAAGAAGTAACATCAGTTACCCTAACTCACCCTAATGTGGTTATTCCGAGTGAGATTACCACAGAACAAACagaagaaaataaagaaatggAAAGCAAGGA aaCCGTACAAAAAGAAGAAACGACATCAGTTCAACCTTATGTGCTTATTCCGACTAGGCTTATTAAACAAGAAATCGTGAATGACAGCTACATGGATAATGA aacACAATCCATGAATAATATGTCCAATCTTCCAAACGATTTTTTTCCTAATGTAGTTATAAAACAAGAAGCCGAGGATGAtggttatgaaaataattataatgt TGAACaagataatgaaaatatgtttgatcCATCAAATGCTTTCATTCCTAATATATTTGATCCAGAAATGCAAAATGATAACATGGAAAACTATATGCCTATAAC tgctcaagaaaatatgtttggtctatcaaacaattttactcctaattttatttatgaacaagAACTTACTGGTATTCACATGGGAACCTTTAT acCTCAAGGTAATCTGTTTGAtccatcaaataatattattcctaaTATGATAAACGGCCAAGCCTATCAAAACAGTGATAATGTGGGGATCaatat ACcacaaacaaatcaaaatatgtcCAGTAGACCAGCTGGTTTTCgtccattaataattaaagaagaAAACCGTAATTATGATTTTGTGGATGAATACAT aGCACAAGATGACATGTATGATCCATCAAACAATCTCATTCCTAAAACGATTAACGGACAAGGCATTCAAAACAATGATAATGTGGGGATTAATat ACCAAAAAAAAACGAGAATACGCCTAGTTCATCAAACGGTAATgttcctaaaataataatcaaacaagAAATTCTCGACGATGGTAACATTGAGATTAACAC GGATGTATTGAAGCCATCAGCGGACCAGGGATATGAGGATGAGACTCCATGGTAA